From the genome of Primulina eburnea isolate SZY01 chromosome 12, ASM2296580v1, whole genome shotgun sequence, one region includes:
- the LOC140806644 gene encoding uncharacterized mitochondrial protein AtMg00860-like gives MATSSIVKNLELFLQKDVVRADLIVLPMPEFDIKSCWTRPYLDQFIIVVIDDIMIYSRRKEEHSQHLKTTLKILQDRKLFDNFSKCKFWLERVAFLGHIISKDGVKVDPSKVEVVRECPVPKSITEIRSFSGLDGYYRKFIQSFSSIEVHLTALTKKNEKFIWGSDCQESFEKLKQALTSAPVLSIPSGQGEYVLYKDVSKLGFAQY, from the exons ATGGCCACTTCGAGCATTGTGAAGAATCTGGAGCTTTTCTTGCAAAAAGATGTGGTTCGTGCAGACCTTATTGTACTTCCAATGCCTGAATTTGACATCAAGAGTTgctggacaagg ccgtatctagaTCAGTTTATCATAGTCGTCATAGATGATATTATGATTTACTCGAGGAGAAAAGAAGAGCATAGTCAGCACTTAAAAACGACACTAAAAATACTGCAAGATAGAAAATTATTCGATAATTTTAGCAAGTGCAAGTTTTGGCTCGAGAGAGTGGCGTTTTTAGGCCACATTATTTCTAAAGATGGAGTCAAGGTCGATCCAAGCAAGGTCGAGGTAGTTAGAGAATGTCCAGTACCTAAGAGCATaaccgagatccgcagtttctcAGGTCTAGATGGCTACTACCGGAAGTTCATTCAAAGTTTCTCTTCTATTGAGGTACACTTGACTgccttgacgaagaagaatgaaAAGTTTATTTGGGGATCCGACTGCCAAGAGAGTTTCGAGAAGCTGAAGCAAGCTTTGACTTCAGCGCCAGTTCTATCGAttccatcagggcaaggagagtaTGTTCTCTATAAAGACGTTTCAAAGCTTGGTTTTGCGCAGTACTAA